TCGATTCGCGGATCAGGTCCTCGTAGAAGATGAACTCGTCGCAGTTGCCGACGAGGAGCTCGGACGACGAGGACTTGACCCCGAGCCCGATCACGTAGCGGTCGTTCTCGCGCAGCTTGGAGACGAGCGGCGAGAAGTCGGAGTCGCCGGACACGAGGGCGAAGGTGTCCATGTGCTGCTTGGCGTAGGCGAGGTCCATGGCGTCCACGACCATGCGGATGTCGGCGGAGTTCTTGCCGCTGTAGCGGCTCTGCGGGACGTCGATGAGCTCGATCGCCCACTCGTGGAAGGGGCGCTTGTACTCGGTGAAGCGGTTCCAGTCGGCGTAGGCGCGGCGGACGA
Above is a genomic segment from Candidatus Methylomirabilota bacterium containing:
- a CDS encoding NYN domain-containing protein; the encoded protein is VRRAYADWNRFTEYKRPFHEWAIELIDVPQSRYSGKNSADIRMVVDAMDLAYAKQHMDTFALVSGDSDFSPLVSKLRENDRYVIGLGVKSSSSELLVGNCDEFIFYEDLIRESKKTTALRGLPEKKAEAFAQLIEAILALQRENKDTLWGSMVKQTMIRKNPAFNETYYGYSTFSKLLEEAEKQKIVTLERDAKSGTYIITALEEGGRAA